A window of Pedococcus aerophilus contains these coding sequences:
- a CDS encoding DUF1003 domain-containing protein, with protein sequence MAERPNRNNAARLDQPRETRRALLPRPSVNQETFGVWSERFARFMGTPRFLIYMTLFVIAWIGWNAFGPVDLRWDPYAFIFLTLMLSLQASYAAPLILLAQNRQADRDRVALEQDRARDERNLADTEFLTREVAALRLAMRDTATRDFVRSELRSLLEELDERSLESRRREGDDNRGGATGSSRDTSAT encoded by the coding sequence GTGGCTGAGCGTCCCAACCGCAACAACGCGGCGCGGCTGGACCAGCCGCGCGAGACGCGTCGCGCCCTGCTGCCTCGCCCCTCGGTCAACCAGGAGACGTTCGGCGTCTGGAGCGAGCGGTTCGCCCGCTTCATGGGGACGCCGCGCTTCCTCATCTACATGACGTTGTTCGTCATCGCCTGGATCGGCTGGAACGCCTTCGGGCCGGTCGACCTGCGCTGGGACCCCTACGCCTTCATCTTCCTCACGCTCATGCTCAGCCTGCAGGCCTCGTACGCAGCCCCGCTGATCCTGCTCGCCCAGAACCGTCAGGCGGACCGCGACCGGGTCGCCCTGGAGCAGGACCGTGCTCGCGACGAGCGCAACCTCGCCGACACCGAGTTCCTCACCCGTGAGGTGGCGGCCCTGCGCCTGGCCATGCGTGACACCGCCACCCGCGACTTCGTCCGTTCCGAGCTGCGCAGCCTCCTCGAGGAGCTGGACGAGCGCAGCCTGGAGTCGCGACGGCGTGAGGGAGATGACAACCGGGGCGGGGCGACCGGTTCTTCGCGGGACACGTCCGCGACCTAG
- a CDS encoding magnesium transporter MgtE N-terminal domain-containing protein yields the protein MSTPSRVFVGRLTSLSVFDPLGDQVGRVRDVVVTFGASRRRPRVIGLVVEVPGRRRVFVPMTRVTSVDGGQVITTGLVNMRRFEQRTNEVLVMAEILERTVTVADPEGAYTATVEDVAIERERSRDWSISKVFVRQGGGRTSIGPFRRRRGATVLVPVEDVTGIHQSSGGQSAAMLLETYDDLKSADLADVIHDLSPKRRAEVAEAMDDDKLADVLEELPEDDQVEILDSLPAERAADVLEAMEPDDATDLLHNLTSEKQEELLQLMEPDEAADLRRLLTYDEESAGGMMTTEPVILGPEASIAEALAVVRRVELSPALASTIYVCRAPHETPSGKYLGMVHIQRLLREPPHGSIGSILDKEIEPLTAEAPLGQVTRMLATYNLVGVPVVDEDGRLVGAVTVDDVLDHILPDDWREERHEVTRG from the coding sequence GTGAGCACTCCGTCGCGTGTCTTCGTGGGCCGCCTGACCAGCCTGAGCGTGTTCGACCCGCTCGGTGACCAGGTGGGCCGGGTCCGCGACGTCGTCGTCACGTTCGGCGCCTCGCGGCGCCGTCCGCGCGTGATCGGACTGGTCGTCGAGGTGCCCGGACGGCGGCGGGTGTTCGTCCCGATGACCCGGGTGACGTCGGTCGACGGCGGACAGGTCATCACCACCGGCTTGGTCAACATGCGCCGCTTCGAGCAGCGCACCAACGAGGTCCTCGTCATGGCCGAGATCCTCGAGCGCACGGTCACCGTGGCCGACCCCGAGGGCGCCTACACGGCGACCGTCGAGGACGTCGCCATCGAGCGCGAGCGCAGCCGTGACTGGTCGATCTCGAAGGTCTTCGTCCGGCAGGGCGGCGGCCGCACCTCGATCGGTCCGTTCCGGCGGCGGCGCGGTGCGACCGTGCTCGTCCCGGTCGAGGACGTCACGGGCATCCACCAGTCCTCGGGCGGCCAGTCGGCGGCGATGCTGCTGGAGACCTACGACGACCTCAAGTCCGCCGACCTCGCCGACGTCATCCACGACCTGTCGCCCAAGCGTCGTGCCGAGGTCGCCGAGGCGATGGACGACGACAAGCTCGCCGACGTCCTCGAGGAGCTGCCGGAGGACGACCAGGTCGAAATCCTCGACTCCCTGCCCGCCGAGCGCGCCGCCGACGTCCTTGAGGCCATGGAGCCCGACGACGCCACCGACCTCCTGCACAACCTCACCTCCGAGAAGCAGGAGGAGCTGCTCCAGCTCATGGAGCCCGACGAGGCCGCCGACCTGCGACGCCTGCTGACCTACGACGAGGAGTCGGCCGGCGGCATGATGACCACCGAGCCGGTCATCCTCGGGCCGGAGGCGTCGATCGCGGAGGCCCTGGCGGTCGTGCGACGCGTCGAGCTCTCCCCCGCACTGGCCTCGACGATCTACGTCTGCCGCGCCCCGCACGAGACGCCCTCGGGCAAATATCTCGGGATGGTCCACATCCAGCGACTCCTGCGCGAGCCCCCGCACGGCTCGATCGGGAGCATCCTCGACAAGGAGATCGAGCCGCTGACGGCGGAGGCCCCCCTCGGCCAGGTCACCCGCATGCTGGCGACCTACAACCTCGTCGGCGTGCCTGTCGTCGACGAGGACGGGCGCCTCGTCGGCGCCGTCACCGTGGACGACGTGCTCGACCACATCCTCCCCGACGACTGGCGCGAGGAGCGGCACGAGGTGACCCGTGGCTGA
- a CDS encoding CoA ester lyase, protein MRSPKDFFAPLAVGAPAPLTQVPSRPSRVIHFFDPSNEKMAAKVPAMVGTVDVLLGNLEDAVKADRKEAARAGLVAIAKATDFGESTQLWTRINSLDSPWALDDLTTLVTEIGDTLDVVMVPKVQGPEDIHYVDRLLAQLEAKAGLTRPILVHAILETARGVANVEEIAGASPRMQGMSLGPADLAADRRMKTTRVGGGHPGYLVRQDPPTGVDDAVHASRATYQQDLWHYTIARMVDACAMHGIFPYYGPFGDIADVVACEDQFRNAFLLGCVGTWSLHPVQVEIAKRVFSPSPEDVAHARRVVEAMGDGTGAVMLDGKMEDDASLKQCQVMLELAERLAATDPVLAQAYAAQSPSSEGEGS, encoded by the coding sequence GTGCGCAGCCCCAAGGACTTCTTCGCCCCCCTGGCCGTGGGTGCTCCGGCGCCCCTGACGCAGGTCCCCTCGCGGCCCTCGAGGGTCATCCACTTCTTCGACCCGAGCAACGAGAAGATGGCAGCCAAGGTCCCGGCGATGGTCGGCACCGTCGATGTCCTGCTGGGCAACCTCGAGGACGCCGTCAAGGCGGACCGCAAGGAGGCTGCCCGCGCCGGGCTCGTCGCCATCGCGAAGGCGACCGACTTCGGCGAGTCCACCCAGCTCTGGACGAGGATCAACAGCCTCGACAGCCCGTGGGCCCTGGACGACCTCACCACTTTGGTCACCGAGATCGGCGACACGCTCGACGTGGTCATGGTGCCGAAGGTGCAGGGGCCCGAGGACATCCACTACGTCGACCGGCTGCTCGCCCAGCTGGAGGCGAAGGCAGGGCTGACCCGACCGATCCTCGTGCACGCCATCCTCGAGACCGCCCGCGGCGTCGCGAACGTCGAGGAGATCGCCGGCGCCAGCCCCCGGATGCAGGGCATGTCGCTCGGCCCGGCCGACCTCGCCGCCGACCGTCGGATGAAGACGACCCGTGTGGGAGGTGGGCACCCGGGCTACCTCGTCCGCCAGGACCCGCCGACCGGTGTCGACGACGCGGTGCACGCGTCCCGCGCCACCTACCAGCAGGACCTGTGGCACTACACGATCGCGCGGATGGTCGACGCCTGCGCGATGCACGGGATCTTCCCCTACTACGGCCCCTTCGGGGACATCGCCGACGTGGTCGCCTGCGAGGACCAGTTCCGCAACGCGTTCCTGCTCGGGTGCGTGGGCACGTGGTCGCTGCACCCGGTGCAGGTCGAGATCGCCAAGCGCGTCTTCAGCCCGTCGCCCGAGGACGTCGCGCACGCCCGTCGGGTCGTCGAGGCGATGGGTGACGGCACCGGCGCCGTCATGCTCGACGGGAAGATGGAGGACGACGCGAGCCTCAAGCAGTGCCAGGTGATGCTCGAGCTCGCCGAGCGCCTCGCAGCGACGGATCCTGTTCTGGCGCAGGCGTATGCAGCGCAGTCACCGTCGTCCGAGGGGGAGGGTTCCTGA
- a CDS encoding peptidoglycan-binding protein: protein MLHQRFGSTTRTTRRGTALAAGLLAATTVLAGCGVVSISDPRSSAAEPAASSPVEPAPVAPETGSTQEPSPEVPLPSVTTSVPSTAGPTTPAPSTTTPSPTSTSTAPKPAPKPTTSAPATPKPKPVPTEGDTLHVGDSGPYVRSVQQRLTSLGYWNGSADGQFGMLTAQAVMALQKAAGLGRDGVYGPSTRAALKNGVRPQSRLGGTGIEIDKARQLLLVVRGGRVTTILNTSTGSGERYTSNGVEHVATTPAGTFSTFRSVDRLDKGPLGDLWRPRYFNGGIAVHGAGSIPGYPASHGCARVSNPAMDMIWANGLMPIGSRVTVY from the coding sequence ATGCTCCACCAGCGATTCGGCTCGACCACCCGCACGACCCGACGGGGAACGGCCCTCGCGGCCGGCCTCCTGGCCGCCACCACGGTGCTGGCCGGGTGCGGGGTGGTGTCGATCAGCGATCCCCGCAGCTCCGCTGCCGAGCCCGCGGCGTCGTCGCCGGTCGAACCGGCACCGGTGGCTCCGGAGACCGGGTCGACGCAGGAGCCGAGCCCCGAGGTGCCGCTGCCCTCGGTGACGACGTCGGTGCCCAGCACGGCTGGTCCCACGACGCCGGCTCCCTCGACCACCACACCGTCGCCCACGTCCACGTCCACGGCCCCGAAGCCTGCGCCGAAGCCGACCACGTCGGCCCCCGCCACCCCGAAGCCGAAGCCTGTGCCCACCGAGGGGGACACCCTCCACGTCGGCGACTCCGGCCCCTACGTCAGGTCCGTCCAGCAGCGACTGACGTCCCTGGGCTACTGGAACGGCAGCGCCGACGGCCAGTTCGGCATGCTCACCGCGCAGGCGGTCATGGCCCTGCAGAAGGCAGCCGGGCTCGGGCGTGACGGTGTCTACGGCCCGTCGACCCGTGCAGCGCTCAAGAACGGTGTCCGGCCGCAGTCACGCCTCGGCGGGACCGGCATCGAGATCGACAAGGCGCGCCAGCTTCTGCTCGTCGTCCGGGGTGGGCGGGTCACGACGATCCTCAACACGAGCACGGGAAGCGGCGAGCGGTACACGTCCAACGGTGTGGAGCACGTCGCCACCACGCCGGCCGGGACGTTCAGCACCTTCCGCTCGGTCGACAGGCTCGACAAGGGGCCCCTCGGTGACCTGTGGCGTCCGAGGTACTTCAACGGCGGCATCGCGGTCCACGGGGCGGGCTCCATCCCCGGCTACCCCGCCTCCCACGGGTGTGCCCGCGTCAGCAACCCCGCGATGGACATGATCTGGGCGAACGGCCTCATGCCCATCGGCAGCCGGGTGACCGTGTACTGA
- a CDS encoding cell wall-binding repeat-containing protein, with protein sequence MSPASSMRRARTTSACAAAVVVAVLATPGSAVAAQGGDPDSRERIGTAAGTTTDGAGAAAFAARTTDRIAGADRYATAVAASRAAFPSANPAGLTTVYLASGTGYADALAAGPAAVASSGTLLLTQSNKLTAATASELRRLAPDRVVVVGGPGAVAGKVLDDVRAIGLPASRVSGTDRYATADAVARQAFPAGARTAWVTTGRGYADALAAGPAAGAAGGPVVLVDGNARGLSGATRRLLTDLGVTTVRIAGGTGAVSSGIQADLTGLVGSGSVTRSAGSDRYRTAIAVSHLAFPSLTKGDTYVATGTGFADALAVGVLAGRSKRPLYLSTPYCATTTVRTELSRGVFGRLRLVGGPGAIRGLVGTLTPCQSISSASSPWVVVNKKRPLSPLRYAPSPLVGPSLPNINGQLLRSDAAAALADLAAGSRSAGAGRLAMLSGYRSYSYQSSVYSAKVASSGVAEADKWVARPGHSEHQTGLGTDVSPIGAANCSSYTCIGSTPQGRWIAANAWRYGFVVRYESGRTSTTGYSPEPWHLRYVGKPLAQDYHSGGWHTLEDYFDLPDAPRY encoded by the coding sequence GTGTCCCCAGCCAGCAGCATGCGTCGCGCCAGGACGACCTCGGCCTGTGCCGCGGCCGTCGTGGTCGCCGTCCTGGCCACCCCCGGCTCCGCGGTCGCCGCCCAGGGTGGCGATCCGGACTCTCGCGAGCGCATCGGCACCGCCGCAGGGACCACCACGGATGGTGCCGGGGCAGCGGCCTTCGCAGCTCGTACGACCGACCGGATCGCCGGCGCCGACCGGTACGCCACGGCGGTCGCCGCCTCGCGTGCGGCCTTCCCGTCGGCCAACCCCGCGGGGCTGACCACCGTCTACCTCGCCTCGGGCACCGGCTACGCCGACGCCCTCGCCGCCGGTCCGGCTGCCGTCGCCTCGTCCGGCACCCTGCTCCTCACCCAGTCCAACAAGCTGACGGCCGCGACGGCCAGCGAGCTGCGACGTCTGGCCCCGGACCGCGTGGTGGTCGTCGGAGGCCCGGGCGCCGTGGCCGGGAAGGTCCTGGACGACGTCCGCGCGATCGGCCTCCCCGCGAGCCGCGTCTCCGGGACCGACCGCTACGCCACCGCCGATGCCGTGGCGCGACAGGCCTTCCCCGCCGGTGCCCGCACGGCGTGGGTCACGACCGGACGGGGGTATGCCGACGCGTTGGCTGCCGGGCCGGCCGCCGGTGCCGCCGGTGGCCCGGTGGTGCTCGTCGACGGCAACGCGCGCGGACTCTCCGGAGCCACCCGTCGCCTGCTCACCGACCTCGGGGTCACCACCGTCCGGATCGCCGGGGGCACCGGCGCCGTCTCCTCCGGGATCCAGGCCGACCTGACAGGCCTGGTCGGCTCGGGCTCGGTCACGCGATCGGCGGGGAGCGACCGGTACCGGACCGCGATCGCGGTCAGCCACCTGGCCTTCCCGTCCCTGACCAAGGGCGACACGTACGTCGCTACCGGCACCGGCTTCGCGGACGCGCTCGCCGTCGGGGTGCTCGCGGGCCGCAGCAAGCGACCGCTCTACCTGTCGACCCCCTACTGCGCCACGACCACCGTCCGCACCGAGCTGAGCCGTGGGGTGTTCGGGCGGCTGCGGCTCGTCGGGGGGCCCGGCGCCATCCGCGGCCTGGTCGGCACGCTCACTCCCTGCCAGAGCATCTCCTCGGCGTCGAGCCCCTGGGTCGTGGTCAACAAGAAGAGGCCCCTGAGCCCGCTGCGCTACGCGCCCTCGCCGTTGGTCGGACCCAGCCTCCCCAACATCAACGGCCAGCTGCTGCGCTCCGACGCGGCCGCGGCACTCGCCGACCTCGCGGCGGGGTCCCGGTCCGCGGGCGCCGGCCGGCTCGCCATGCTGAGCGGCTACCGCTCCTACAGCTACCAGTCCAGCGTCTACTCCGCGAAGGTCGCGAGCAGCGGTGTCGCCGAAGCCGACAAGTGGGTCGCTCGCCCCGGCCACTCCGAGCACCAGACCGGGTTGGGCACCGACGTCTCCCCCATCGGTGCCGCGAACTGCAGCTCCTACACCTGCATCGGCAGCACCCCGCAGGGTCGGTGGATCGCAGCCAACGCGTGGCGGTACGGCTTCGTCGTGCGCTACGAGAGCGGCCGCACCTCGACCACGGGTTACAGCCCTGAGCCGTGGCACCTGCGGTACGTGGGCAAGCCGCTGGCGCAGGACTACCACTCCGGTGGCTGGCACACGCTCGAGGACTACTTCGACCTGCCGGACGCGCCGAGGTACTGA
- a CDS encoding Mrp/NBP35 family ATP-binding protein gives MPHPAAPVTDDALHQALATVIDPEIRKPVTELGMVESCTVDETGRVAVTILLTVSGCPMKDTLTKDTTAALAKVPGVSAVDVTLGVMSDEQRTTLRQQLRGGVAEREIPFARPGSLTRVYAVASGKGGVGKSSVTVNLAASLAQSGLRVGVVDADVYGFSVPRMLGVEHRPTQVDDMILPPISHEVKVISIGMFVPGNQPVVWRGPMLHRALQQFLGDVFWGDLDVLLLDLPPGTGDIAISVAQLIPGAEILVVTTPQQAAAEVAERAGSIALQTHQRIVGVIENMSWLELPDGSRQEIFGSGGGQRVSESLTRAVGADVPLLGQIPLDTNLREGADEGVPVVLRNPESAAAVALRGIARGLGTRSRGLAGRSLGLSPVGR, from the coding sequence ATGCCCCACCCCGCAGCACCTGTGACCGACGATGCCCTCCACCAAGCCCTCGCGACGGTCATCGACCCCGAGATCCGCAAGCCGGTCACCGAGCTCGGCATGGTCGAGAGCTGCACGGTGGACGAGACCGGCCGGGTGGCCGTCACCATCCTGCTGACCGTCTCCGGCTGCCCCATGAAGGACACGCTGACCAAGGACACCACCGCGGCCCTGGCGAAGGTCCCCGGCGTGAGCGCCGTCGACGTGACGCTGGGCGTGATGAGCGACGAGCAGCGCACCACCCTGCGCCAGCAGCTGCGCGGCGGGGTGGCCGAGCGGGAGATCCCCTTCGCGCGGCCCGGGTCCCTGACCCGTGTGTATGCCGTGGCCTCCGGCAAGGGCGGCGTCGGCAAGTCCTCGGTCACCGTCAACCTCGCGGCGTCCCTGGCCCAGAGCGGCCTGCGCGTCGGTGTCGTCGACGCCGATGTCTACGGCTTCTCCGTGCCCCGCATGCTCGGCGTGGAGCACCGGCCCACCCAGGTCGACGACATGATCCTGCCGCCGATCAGCCACGAGGTGAAGGTCATCTCGATCGGGATGTTCGTGCCCGGCAACCAGCCGGTCGTCTGGCGCGGACCGATGCTGCACCGGGCGCTCCAGCAGTTCCTCGGCGACGTCTTCTGGGGCGACCTCGACGTCCTGCTCCTCGACCTCCCGCCGGGCACCGGTGACATCGCGATCTCGGTGGCCCAGCTCATCCCCGGCGCGGAGATCCTCGTCGTGACGACCCCGCAGCAGGCGGCGGCCGAGGTCGCCGAGCGTGCCGGCTCGATCGCCCTCCAGACGCACCAGCGCATCGTCGGCGTCATCGAGAACATGTCGTGGCTCGAGCTGCCCGACGGCTCCCGGCAGGAGATCTTCGGCTCCGGGGGTGGCCAGCGGGTCTCCGAGTCGCTCACCCGCGCCGTCGGGGCGGACGTGCCGCTGCTCGGCCAGATCCCGCTCGACACCAACCTGCGCGAAGGTGCCGACGAGGGTGTGCCGGTCGTCCTGCGCAACCCCGAGTCCGCTGCCGCCGTGGCCCTGCGGGGCATCGCCCGTGGTCTCGGCACCCGCTCGCGCGGGCTCGCGGGGCGTTCCCTGGGCCTGTCCCCCGTCGGTCGCTGA
- a CDS encoding CoA ester lyase → MGDLRADGGQAAYRPRRSVLYMPASNERALEKAKTLPVDALILDLEDAVAPDAKEQARENACAAARSGEYGSREVTIRINGTGTQWHDEDLAAACAAGPDAVVVPKVGSAQEVRDLVAAMEAAGAPDRTSLWAMVETPAAMLHCEEIAAASERLTVLVMGTNDLAKELQAEHVPGRQPLLTGLGLCLLAARATGTAILDGVYNDVRDAEGFAAECLQARQLGFDGKTLVHPGQVEPCNEVFAPSAAAVEEARGILQAWEDGAGAGVVTYGGKMVESLHVDTARRVLTVHAAVTGTAPRG, encoded by the coding sequence ATGGGCGACCTCCGCGCGGACGGCGGCCAGGCGGCATACCGGCCTCGTCGGTCCGTCCTCTACATGCCGGCCTCCAACGAACGCGCCCTGGAGAAGGCCAAGACCCTCCCGGTCGACGCGCTGATCCTCGATCTCGAGGACGCGGTGGCCCCTGACGCCAAGGAGCAGGCTCGTGAGAACGCCTGCGCCGCAGCGCGATCCGGGGAGTACGGCTCCCGCGAGGTGACGATCCGGATCAACGGCACCGGCACGCAGTGGCACGACGAGGACCTCGCCGCCGCGTGCGCCGCGGGACCCGACGCCGTCGTCGTCCCCAAGGTCGGCTCCGCGCAGGAGGTCCGTGACCTCGTCGCGGCGATGGAGGCGGCAGGCGCGCCGGACCGCACGTCCCTGTGGGCGATGGTAGAGACGCCCGCGGCGATGCTGCACTGCGAGGAGATCGCTGCCGCCTCCGAGCGGCTCACCGTGCTCGTGATGGGGACCAACGACCTGGCCAAGGAGCTGCAAGCCGAGCACGTGCCGGGGCGCCAGCCGCTGCTCACCGGTCTGGGGCTGTGCCTGCTCGCCGCCCGCGCGACCGGCACCGCGATCCTCGACGGCGTCTACAACGACGTGCGGGACGCCGAGGGGTTCGCCGCCGAGTGCCTGCAGGCCCGGCAGCTGGGCTTCGACGGAAAGACCCTCGTCCACCCCGGTCAGGTCGAGCCCTGCAACGAGGTGTTCGCACCCAGCGCGGCGGCGGTGGAGGAGGCCCGCGGGATCCTGCAGGCCTGGGAGGACGGCGCCGGCGCCGGGGTCGTGACCTACGGCGGCAAGATGGTCGAGAGCCTGCACGTCGACACCGCCCGCCGGGTCCTGACCGTCCACGCGGCCGTCACCGGGACCGCCCCGAGAGGCTGA
- a CDS encoding twin-arginine translocase TatA/TatE family subunit: MLDIGGWEFIALIVLAVVILGPERLPDYAAKLGRFVRQARSMAEGAKGQLREQMGPEFDDINWQQYDPRQYDPRRIVREALLEPDADDDSTQAAGAPAAVAHDPSRATPYDVDAT, encoded by the coding sequence GTGCTCGACATCGGTGGGTGGGAGTTCATCGCCCTGATCGTCCTGGCCGTGGTCATCCTCGGCCCGGAACGGCTGCCCGACTACGCCGCGAAGCTGGGTCGGTTCGTCCGGCAGGCCCGTTCGATGGCCGAGGGTGCCAAGGGCCAGCTGCGCGAGCAGATGGGGCCCGAGTTCGACGACATCAACTGGCAGCAGTACGACCCGCGGCAGTACGACCCGCGCCGCATCGTCCGCGAGGCGCTCCTGGAGCCCGACGCCGACGACGACAGCACGCAGGCCGCCGGGGCTCCGGCGGCCGTGGCGCACGACCCGTCGCGGGCCACGCCGTACGACGTCGACGCGACCTGA
- a CDS encoding serine protein kinase RIO → MQFQESAAPQGSDLFAFDSRPDDPPEGERWSSWDGATHGPKPRPDWVITALAAVETDLGVLKTGKEADVHIVRRWVPDGTTSPALDSLLAAKRYRTGEHRMFHRDAGYHEGRRVRRSREMRAMARRTEFGRELLSGQWAMAEFEALGTLWDMGIPVPYPVQLDDREMLMEFIGEDGVAAPRLAQARPAADLLPELFEQLRAVLVALAERGWTHGDLSPYNVLLHHERLVVIDWPQIVDIIGNPRGFEFLERDVTNMCRWFTTRGLDVDHGELLGDLVAAATSRW, encoded by the coding sequence ATGCAGTTCCAGGAGTCCGCAGCCCCTCAGGGGTCTGACCTCTTCGCGTTCGACAGCCGACCCGACGACCCGCCCGAGGGCGAGCGCTGGTCGAGCTGGGACGGCGCCACGCACGGTCCCAAACCCCGACCCGACTGGGTCATCACCGCCCTCGCCGCCGTCGAGACCGACCTCGGGGTCCTCAAGACGGGCAAGGAGGCGGACGTCCACATCGTCCGACGCTGGGTCCCCGACGGCACGACGTCACCCGCCCTCGACAGCCTCCTCGCCGCCAAGCGCTACCGCACCGGCGAGCACCGGATGTTCCACCGCGACGCCGGGTACCACGAGGGGCGGAGGGTCCGCCGCAGCCGCGAGATGCGGGCCATGGCCCGGCGCACGGAGTTCGGTCGCGAGCTGTTGTCGGGCCAATGGGCGATGGCCGAGTTCGAGGCGCTGGGGACGTTGTGGGACATGGGGATTCCCGTTCCCTACCCGGTGCAGCTCGACGACCGCGAGATGCTCATGGAGTTCATCGGCGAGGACGGTGTGGCTGCCCCACGGCTCGCCCAGGCACGGCCTGCGGCCGACCTGCTGCCCGAGCTCTTCGAGCAGCTGCGCGCGGTGCTGGTCGCCCTCGCCGAGCGCGGCTGGACCCACGGCGACCTGTCGCCCTACAACGTCCTCCTGCACCACGAGCGCCTCGTCGTCATCGACTGGCCGCAGATCGTCGACATCATCGGCAACCCGCGCGGCTTCGAGTTCCTCGAGCGCGACGTCACGAACATGTGCCGCTGGTTCACGACGCGGGGCCTGGACGTCGACCACGGCGAGCTGCTCGGTGACCTCGTCGCCGCAGCCACCTCCCGGTGGTGA
- a CDS encoding acyl-CoA dehydrogenase family protein, whose protein sequence is MSRLQQTDGLTDEQVELVKLVREFVEEQIIPVAQELEHADEYPTEIVEGMKEMGIFGLMIPEEYGGLGESLLTYALVVEEIARGWMSVSGIINTHFIVAYMLLQHGTEEQKQRYLPRMATGEVRGAFSMSEPGLGSDVSAIRSKAVRGGGEGDATEWTVTGQKMWLTNGGSANLVAVLVKTDLGADSVYKNMTTFLVEKEAGFGETAQGVTIPGKIEKMGYKGVDTTELVLDGHRTTSAQILGGEPGKGFYQMMDGVEVGRVNVAARACGVSMRAFELGIAYSQQRETFGKKIAEHQGILFRLADMATRVEASHQMMVKAARLKDAGKRNDLEAGMAKYLASENCANVVEQSFRIHGGYGYSKEYEIERLYREAPMLLIGEGTAEIQKMIIGRRLLEDFALKK, encoded by the coding sequence ATGTCCCGACTCCAGCAGACCGATGGCCTGACCGACGAGCAGGTCGAGCTGGTCAAGCTCGTCCGCGAGTTCGTCGAGGAGCAGATCATCCCGGTGGCGCAGGAGCTCGAGCACGCCGACGAGTACCCGACCGAGATCGTCGAGGGCATGAAGGAGATGGGGATCTTCGGGCTGATGATCCCCGAGGAGTACGGCGGCCTCGGCGAGTCCCTGCTGACCTACGCCCTCGTCGTCGAGGAGATCGCCCGCGGCTGGATGTCGGTCAGCGGGATCATCAACACCCACTTCATCGTCGCCTACATGCTGCTCCAGCACGGGACCGAGGAGCAGAAGCAGCGCTACCTGCCGCGGATGGCGACGGGGGAGGTGCGCGGCGCGTTCTCGATGTCCGAGCCGGGCCTCGGCTCGGACGTCTCGGCGATCAGGTCCAAGGCGGTCAGGGGCGGCGGTGAGGGCGACGCCACCGAGTGGACGGTCACCGGTCAGAAGATGTGGCTGACCAACGGTGGCAGCGCGAATCTCGTTGCAGTGCTGGTGAAGACGGACCTCGGTGCCGACTCGGTGTACAAGAACATGACGACCTTCCTCGTCGAGAAGGAGGCCGGGTTCGGGGAGACCGCCCAGGGCGTCACGATCCCCGGGAAGATCGAGAAGATGGGCTACAAGGGCGTCGACACGACCGAGCTCGTCCTCGACGGGCACCGGACGACGTCGGCCCAGATCCTCGGCGGCGAGCCGGGCAAGGGCTTCTACCAGATGATGGACGGCGTCGAGGTCGGCCGGGTCAACGTCGCCGCCCGCGCCTGCGGCGTCTCGATGCGCGCCTTCGAGCTCGGGATCGCCTACTCCCAGCAGCGTGAGACGTTCGGCAAGAAGATCGCCGAGCACCAGGGCATCTTGTTCCGCCTCGCCGACATGGCGACCAGGGTGGAGGCCAGCCACCAGATGATGGTCAAGGCCGCTCGGCTCAAGGACGCCGGGAAGCGGAACGACCTCGAGGCCGGCATGGCCAAGTACCTGGCGTCGGAGAACTGCGCCAACGTCGTCGAGCAGTCGTTCCGCATCCACGGGGGCTACGGCTACTCCAAGGAGTACGAGATCGAGCGCCTCTACCGCGAGGCGCCGATGCTCCTCATCGGGGAGGGTACCGCCGAGATCCAGAAGATGATCATCGGTCGTCGCCTGCTCGAGGACTTCGCGCTCAAGAAGTAG